One part of the Apus apus isolate bApuApu2 chromosome 11, bApuApu2.pri.cur, whole genome shotgun sequence genome encodes these proteins:
- the C11H19orf12 gene encoding protein C19orf12 homolog produces MPIDVDGVMQLFCHLSEEKGMKAAVKHSGRGALLAGATAFVGGLMGGPPGIAVGGAFGGLLGAWMTGGQFRPVPQILLELPPAEQQKLYDEAIVILRNLDWTDVAQLTALVMGNATLQQKLTAVLMNYLSKELRAEIQYRE; encoded by the exons ATGCCCATCGATGTTGATGGTGTGATGCAACTGTTCTGCCATCTCTCTGAGGAGAAGGGGATGAAAGCTGCTGTCAAACACTCTGGTCGAGGAGCATTGCTGGCGGGTGCAACAGCTTTTGTTGGGGGTCTGATGGGAGGTCCACCAGGCATCGCTGTAG GAGGAGCATTTGGTGGATTGCTTGGTGCCTGGATGACTGGAGGACAATTCAGGCCGGTCCCTCAGATTTTACTGGAACTGcctcctgctgagcagcagaaacTCTATGATGAAGCCATTGTTATTCTCAGGAACTTAGACTGGACTGATGTTGCTCAGCTGACTGCTCTTGTAATGGGAAATGCTACTCTCCAGCAGAAGTTGACAGCAGTGCTGATGAATTACCTCTCCAAAGAGCTAAGAGCAGAGATACAGTACAGAGAATAA
- the PLEKHF1 gene encoding pleckstrin homology domain-containing family F member 1 isoform X1 gives MPVLTPEETFQLSKAERGIKGEGTLEMVDHLANTEINSQRIAAVENCFGASGQPLAVPGRVLLGEGILTKECRKKPKPRIFFLFNDILVYGSIVINKRKYNSQHIIPLEDVTLETLPDTLQMKNRWMIKTSKKSFVVSAASLTERKEWISHLEECIRHLLTKTGRQPSTEHAAPWIPDKATDICMRCTQTKFSTLTRRHHCRKCGFVVCADCSRQRFLMPRLSPKPLRVCNLCYRQLLAEKKKEAEADRRQLEPICSAIPGYEPSSGDDSDKSDDDKADQWPADTEFYTSEVSWSSFHS, from the exons ATGCCAGTCCTAACTCCAGAAGAGACTTTTCAgctgagcaaagcagaaagagggATTAAGGGAGAG GGCACGCTGGAGATGGTGGACCATCTTGCAAACACTGAGATCAACAGCCAGCGCATTGCTGCTGTGGAAAACTGCTTTGGAGCTTCTGGACAGCCATTAGCCGTGCCAGGAAGGGTCCTTTTAGGAGAAGGAATTTTAACCAAAGAATGCCGCAAGAAACCAAAGCCTCGCATATTCTTCCTTTTCAATGACATCCTTGTCTATGGCAGCATAGTCATCAACAAAAGGAAGTACAATTCCCAGCACATCATTCCCCTTGAAGACGTCACTTTGGAGACACTGCCAGACACCTTGCAGATGAAGAACCGCTGGATGATTAAAACCTCAAAGAAGTCCTTTGTGGTTTCCGCAGCCTCCCTCACTGAGAGGAAGGAGTGGATCAGCCATCTGGAGGAGTGCATCAGGCACCTGCTGACGAAGACAGGCCGGCAGCCCTCCACAGAGCATGCGGCCCCCTGGATCCCAGACAAGGCCACGGACATCTGCATGCGCTGCACACAGACCAAGTTCTCCACGCTCACCCGAAGGCACCACTGCCGCAAGTGCGGCTTTGTCGTCTGCGCAGACTGCTCCAGGCAAAGGTTCCTGATGCCCCGGCTGTCCCCCAAGCCCCTGAGGGTCTGCAACCTTTGctacaggcagctgctggcagagaagaagaaggaggcaGAGGCAGACCGCAGGCAGCTGGAGCCCATCTGCTCTGCCATCCCGGGCTATGAGCCCTCCAGCGGCGATGACAGCGACAAGTCTGATGATGACAAAGCTGACCAGTGGCCAGCAGACACGGAGTTTTATACCTCAGAAGTATCTTGGTCTTCTTTCCATAGCTGA
- the PLEKHF1 gene encoding pleckstrin homology domain-containing family F member 1 isoform X2 → MDTKTVSSVWQQEQKNQGTLEMVDHLANTEINSQRIAAVENCFGASGQPLAVPGRVLLGEGILTKECRKKPKPRIFFLFNDILVYGSIVINKRKYNSQHIIPLEDVTLETLPDTLQMKNRWMIKTSKKSFVVSAASLTERKEWISHLEECIRHLLTKTGRQPSTEHAAPWIPDKATDICMRCTQTKFSTLTRRHHCRKCGFVVCADCSRQRFLMPRLSPKPLRVCNLCYRQLLAEKKKEAEADRRQLEPICSAIPGYEPSSGDDSDKSDDDKADQWPADTEFYTSEVSWSSFHS, encoded by the exons ATGGATACCAAGACTGTCAGTTCTGTTTGGCAGCAAGAACAGAAGAATCAG GGCACGCTGGAGATGGTGGACCATCTTGCAAACACTGAGATCAACAGCCAGCGCATTGCTGCTGTGGAAAACTGCTTTGGAGCTTCTGGACAGCCATTAGCCGTGCCAGGAAGGGTCCTTTTAGGAGAAGGAATTTTAACCAAAGAATGCCGCAAGAAACCAAAGCCTCGCATATTCTTCCTTTTCAATGACATCCTTGTCTATGGCAGCATAGTCATCAACAAAAGGAAGTACAATTCCCAGCACATCATTCCCCTTGAAGACGTCACTTTGGAGACACTGCCAGACACCTTGCAGATGAAGAACCGCTGGATGATTAAAACCTCAAAGAAGTCCTTTGTGGTTTCCGCAGCCTCCCTCACTGAGAGGAAGGAGTGGATCAGCCATCTGGAGGAGTGCATCAGGCACCTGCTGACGAAGACAGGCCGGCAGCCCTCCACAGAGCATGCGGCCCCCTGGATCCCAGACAAGGCCACGGACATCTGCATGCGCTGCACACAGACCAAGTTCTCCACGCTCACCCGAAGGCACCACTGCCGCAAGTGCGGCTTTGTCGTCTGCGCAGACTGCTCCAGGCAAAGGTTCCTGATGCCCCGGCTGTCCCCCAAGCCCCTGAGGGTCTGCAACCTTTGctacaggcagctgctggcagagaagaagaaggaggcaGAGGCAGACCGCAGGCAGCTGGAGCCCATCTGCTCTGCCATCCCGGGCTATGAGCCCTCCAGCGGCGATGACAGCGACAAGTCTGATGATGACAAAGCTGACCAGTGGCCAGCAGACACGGAGTTTTATACCTCAGAAGTATCTTGGTCTTCTTTCCATAGCTGA
- the PLEKHF1 gene encoding pleckstrin homology domain-containing family F member 1 isoform X3 — MVDHLANTEINSQRIAAVENCFGASGQPLAVPGRVLLGEGILTKECRKKPKPRIFFLFNDILVYGSIVINKRKYNSQHIIPLEDVTLETLPDTLQMKNRWMIKTSKKSFVVSAASLTERKEWISHLEECIRHLLTKTGRQPSTEHAAPWIPDKATDICMRCTQTKFSTLTRRHHCRKCGFVVCADCSRQRFLMPRLSPKPLRVCNLCYRQLLAEKKKEAEADRRQLEPICSAIPGYEPSSGDDSDKSDDDKADQWPADTEFYTSEVSWSSFHS, encoded by the coding sequence ATGGTGGACCATCTTGCAAACACTGAGATCAACAGCCAGCGCATTGCTGCTGTGGAAAACTGCTTTGGAGCTTCTGGACAGCCATTAGCCGTGCCAGGAAGGGTCCTTTTAGGAGAAGGAATTTTAACCAAAGAATGCCGCAAGAAACCAAAGCCTCGCATATTCTTCCTTTTCAATGACATCCTTGTCTATGGCAGCATAGTCATCAACAAAAGGAAGTACAATTCCCAGCACATCATTCCCCTTGAAGACGTCACTTTGGAGACACTGCCAGACACCTTGCAGATGAAGAACCGCTGGATGATTAAAACCTCAAAGAAGTCCTTTGTGGTTTCCGCAGCCTCCCTCACTGAGAGGAAGGAGTGGATCAGCCATCTGGAGGAGTGCATCAGGCACCTGCTGACGAAGACAGGCCGGCAGCCCTCCACAGAGCATGCGGCCCCCTGGATCCCAGACAAGGCCACGGACATCTGCATGCGCTGCACACAGACCAAGTTCTCCACGCTCACCCGAAGGCACCACTGCCGCAAGTGCGGCTTTGTCGTCTGCGCAGACTGCTCCAGGCAAAGGTTCCTGATGCCCCGGCTGTCCCCCAAGCCCCTGAGGGTCTGCAACCTTTGctacaggcagctgctggcagagaagaagaaggaggcaGAGGCAGACCGCAGGCAGCTGGAGCCCATCTGCTCTGCCATCCCGGGCTATGAGCCCTCCAGCGGCGATGACAGCGACAAGTCTGATGATGACAAAGCTGACCAGTGGCCAGCAGACACGGAGTTTTATACCTCAGAAGTATCTTGGTCTTCTTTCCATAGCTGA